Part of the Sphingomonadaceae bacterium OTU29LAMAA1 genome, TGCAAAGTGTCTCAGCCCCAGCATGGTGATCCGAGGGGGGCCGGGGGCAGCGCCGCGGGGTCAAGCCGCCGTCATCGCCTGCTAGCCCTTTCTTGCTACGAGGAGGAGCAGGCTACAATGCTGCTCGTGCTTCATAAACGGCTCGCACATGGCTGCACCACTCAAAGTCGACGCATGCATCTACGAGCACACTGCCAGCGTCGGCGGGATCTCGTGTCATACACCGGGATATCGGCGGGAACTCCGACTCAGGATCCAGCAACTCGCGCGCCGTGCGTTCATGCTTGGCGCATGGAGCCGATCGATGAGTGGAAAACGGGTCGGACGGGGTGCCTGCTGGCACCCCGTCCGACCTCGCTCAGGCAGCGGCCTTGAGCGAGAAGACCGACCCAAAGTCGTTCGAGGCGAGCGCCACGCCGGCCAGCTCGCGTAACCGCGCAGCAGCGCGGGCATATCCTGAATCGAGGTCGCCGGCCGGCAGGCCCGGCCGTGAATCCATGCCGTCCGGATCGAAGCTCATTGTGGCCGCCTTGGAGCCGGCCGAGGCGATCAGCAGTATCCTGCCATCTTGACCAACCCAGAAGCGGCCGCTCTCGCGCACGTGGACGATGTCGAACCGAATCATCCCGATCTTGACGTTGGCCGGTCCCTCCATCTCGGCATCGCGTTCGAACTCGAGGTGGATGTAGTCGGCGTCCATGGTGTCGTGCGACGAGATGGCGCCGGCCGCGATGAACTCCCGCCCGACCTGTCCGATGCTGCCCCCGACGACGTAGGGCGTCGAGGCCCTCAGGATGCTGCGGCCGGGGTCGATTGCGGTGCGCGCAGCTTGGAGAAAAGCGTGAACTTGGCGTTCACCAGACGTTTGAATCATGCTGTAATCCCTTCATTTCTATGATCGCGCCAGCGAGCGCTATTTTCCCCTCTCCCTGAGAGGAACATTGAGAAAGCAACCGAGCATGGTTGCTGTCGCCGAGGCATGGATGCCTTCGGCTCGTCGCGCGCTGCGGCGCGCTAGGGTCGCTCGATCGAAGTTTTCGGCCGTCGTCGGACGAGCAACGATGGTGGACCATAAGATGAACGCATCAGCGTTCCGCCCGTCTCGACGAGGGCGCAACGAGTTGAAGTGCAACATTCGACGAAGCTCTCCGACCTCCTTGCAGGGAAGAGGGCGTCCAGCGCCGGAGGTTTTGCCGAGTTGATCGTTACCCTCCGGTCGGCTGATTATACCTGCTAACCTGAGTGGCCGGCAGATCGAGGAGAAGGTCACTTAGGAGCTGCTGCAGGTTCTGTGGACCTGACGATTGCGGACCTCGCCAAATTCGCTGCCGCACTCGTCCGTCAAGACGGACTGAGCCGTGCCGCCTACAACGAATTGCTAGCGCCATCGCTTTACATCGCGACAGCCCATCAATTTTCAAATTTTGGACCCAAGTTACCCGTTAATCAGCAGCACAGGGATCTGTACGCAGGACTCGGCGTCGTGACCTTCGCCGATCCACTGGGGGCAGGCTTCTCCAAGGGCGGCCATGACGGTCAGACCGCGAACACGCTCGTCTGCCTCAAGGGGACCAAGAACTGCGTGTTTCTCCTCTCCAACGGCCTTCGCGCCGGAGTCAGCTTTCCGGAACTGGTCAGGACCGTACTGGGCGACACTGGAGTGCCGTACCACTGGGAATACGGGGATCATGCAGGTAGATCATGATCAGCTGACGGACGTTATCGAAGCGACCACCTGTAGACATGTGCCGCCCGTTCCCGTCTCCAATTCGGCCTTCGCTCAGAATGCAGCTTCATAGATCACGCGTATGTCGGCCTCGGTTAAGGCGCGGGGATTGCGTTCAAGTAGACGTGTGACCGTCATCGCGGCGGCAGCCATCCGAGGGATTGCTTCACGTTCAATACCGAACTCGGACAGGCGACGCCTTATGCCGCATGCATCCGCGAGGGCCACTACGCGCTCCACGCCTGCCAGCGCATCCGCGGCAGGTTGCCCGGTGTTTGTTGCCCCTAGCGCGTGGGCGACTTCAGCGTATCGTTCCGGGGACGTCTCGATGTTGAACCGTAGCACGTGCGGCAGCAGGAGAGCGTTGGCAACGCCATGCGCAATGTGAAACTCGCCGCCAAGAGGATAGGCGAGCGCATGTACTGCCGCGGTATTGACCGGTCCCAGGCAAAGACCGCCATACAAACTGGCTCGCATCATCGCGGACCGTGCCTCGAGATCGCTTCCGTCCGCGCAGGCACGCTCGATGAACCGGGAAATCAATGTGATCCCCGCAAGAGCATACGTATCGACGAGTGGGTGCGCGAACCGGTTTGCATAGGCTTCGATGCAGTGCGTAAGCGCGTCGAGACCGGTTGCGGCGGTTACCGCTGATGGCATCGACACGGTCAAGGCGGGATCGAGGTAGGCGGCGTCTGGAACAAGATGTGGACTGACGATGCCCTTCTTCAGATCCTCCTCCTCGTCAGCAAGGATCGCGATTGGCGTTACTTCGCTGCCGGTGCCCGCGGTAGTCGGTACGCACGCCAGCCACAGGGCACGGCCGAGAACGAGATCCGTCCCAAAGACGTCTTCGATGTTCTGCCGCCGGTCGGCGAGTGCCGCCACCAGCTTGGCGACGTCCATTGCGCTGCCGCCGCCGAGGCCTACCACGGCATCCGCGCCGCAGTCGTTGGCCGCCTGCAACGCCAGTCCGAATTCCGCAATGGTCGGTTCGCCGACCATATCGTGCCAAAGCGTTGCAGCTACTCCTGCAGCCTCAAGCGCGTCGACGAGAGGCGTGCAGAGGAATAGCGTCGGCTTGGTGGTGATGATCATCACCGATCGCGCCTTCCTCGCGACAAGATCGGCGGCGCATCGCTGCAGCGCACCGGGACCGAACGTGAGCGCTCCCACATTGGTGATCGTCACCAGCCGCCGTTCCCCCAGATCCATCACGCGTTTCCCCTCTCGCAGGACGGCACTAATGCCGGATTTCCGCCGAGACTTGACCGGAGGGGCAGTGCAAGTTGCGCCGCACCATCAGACTTCACCTGATCCGTGCCGCAATAGGCAACATTCTGTGCCGCTACGAAGAGCATGGGCTCCGGCTCCTCTCGCGAGTGGCGGTCAGGCGTGGTATTGCACCCTGCGGTCCATCGAGGCCGGTCACGATGGCGCGACCGTTCCCCGTTCCTCAGCCGCAGGAGTAGTCACGTGGTGCGTCGTTCGTCTGTCGTGGAAGATTCCACCGCCCCGTCCAAGGTTGGCGTTTTGCCGGCGGCGGCCACCGATTCCCGCCGCGTGAAACGCTCGCAAGGGTTCGTAGAGGAAGTGTTCGAGATCATTCGGGCAGACATCATGTCCCTTGCGATCCCGCCCGATGCCAGGATCTCCATCGACAGCCTGGCACGGCGTCTCGACGTCTCGCAGACTCCGATCCGCGAGGCGCTCAGCATGCTCGAAGCGATCGGACTAGTCACCAAGCGCCATTTCGTCGGATATTGCAGCGCGCCGCAGCTCAATCGACTGCAATTGGACCAGCTCTACGAAGTCCGTTTGCTGCTTGAGCCTTCCGCCGCGCGACTCGCAGCGGAGCGCATGGACGATGCCACGCTTGCCGACATCGTCGCGCTCGCCAAATCCATGACACCGGGAGAGTCGCGGGTTTCCTATCACAACTTCGCGGATCAGGACTCCGAGTTCCATGATCGGATCGCCGGCGGCAGTGGCAATCCCATCATTCGTGATTCGCTCGCCCGCCTCCATTCGCACCTCCACATCTTCCGTCTGCGGTTCCACAGCGAAGTGACTACGGAGGCCGTGAACGAGCATGCGGCGTTGATCGACGCTTTGATCCTGCGCAACCCGGCCGCGGCAGAGGCAGCGATGCGCGAGCACATCACTCGGTCGTATGCACGACTAGTGCCTGCTGCACGGGACTAAATTGCGCATCAGTGACGCTGAGAAGCTGCTCCAGCTGTCTTAAAACTTTTCGCTTTTCCTATATCCTATATGATCTATAGTGGGCGGCACGGGAGGGAGAACACCCCCGGCCATAGGAGGCGTGTCGTGAACGAATTGCACTCGGAAGAGCTGACAGGGCAGTCGCGCACGGCTGCGTGGAACATCGCCTTCGCTGCACGCATGGACTGCTTGACCTTCGCTTGCTCACGAACCGAGCCGTTCGTCGGATCGCTCTGCGACAGCGACCTCGGCCCGCTACGGATCGGCCGGCTGCGCGTGACCAGTACGGCGGCCGAACGCCAGCCGCCATCTCCTGCACTGCGCAGCGCCCCCGCCTTTCTCATCCTGATCCAATTGTCCGGGGCGAGCGAGATCGGCCATCACGGTCACAGCGAGACTTTGAGGGAAGGGGACATGATCCTGTGCGACGCATCCTCCCCTCTCAGGCTGGCGGTCGATGCCGCCGCCGAGATGCTGCTGCTGCGCATCCCCGCCGCGACGCTGAAGACGCATCTGCCATCGCCTGAATGCTTCTGCGGACGGGCGTTGCGGAGCACCGAAGGCGTCACCTCGACAGCGACAAAGATGGCGGTCAGCCTGTTCGAACATCTCGAGGCAGGGTTGTCGTTGCACTATCGTGAGCGCGTAGCGCAGCACCTGCTCGACGTCATCGCGACGGCTTACGCGCTGGCCTTTCATACGCCCGAGTCGCAATCCTCGATCGTCAGCGGGCGGTGTGCGCTGGTGAAGCTGTTCATCGAGCAGCATCTGCGCGATCCTGATTTGACGGCCTGCATGATCGCTTCGCGGCTGAAGCTGTCGCCACGTTATCTGCGGATGATCTTCGCCGGCGAAGGCGAGACGGTGTCAGGCTACATTCTGCGACGAAGGCTCGAACAATGCGCACGGCAGATCGGAGATCCGGCCTGGCGAGGACATTCGATGACCGAAATCGCTTTCGGCTGGGGCTTCAACAGCGCCCCGCATTTCACGCGGACGTTCCGCGATCGCTTCGACATGCCGCCGCGAGATTATCGACGGCTGAAGCTCGAGGACGCATCGCAGTTCCGGCGCCCTGTAATAGTTGGTCGCGACACTCGGCTCGACGCGCAGGCAGCCTGACCGATCCGGCGTTTCCTATCCGCGTCACGAAGGGACGAGTTTTGACAAGTACCAGCATTCAACGAGCGGCCCTGTCGCGCCCGAATCTGTTGCGCACGCAAGCCTATCATGGAGGACGCTGGCAGTCCGCCACTTCCGGTGAAACGATCAAGGTGACCGATCCTTACACGGGGACGACGATCGCCGAGGTGCCGTCGCTGGGCGAGGCCGACATTCGCGACGCCATCGGAGCCGCCGAACGCGCCTTTTTCGGTTGGTCGCGGGTGCCACACCGCGAACGCGGCGCCTTGCTGCGGCGCTGGTTCTCCCTGATCGATGACCATAAGGAGGATCTTGCCCGGTTGATCACGCTGGAAAACGGCAAGGCGCTGAAGGAAGCACGTGGAGAGGTCGCCTATGCGTCTGGCTTCGTCGAACTCTACGCCGAGGAGGCAGGCCGGATCCTAGGGGAGATCATACCGCCCAACATGCCGGGGCGGCGTCTGGCCGCCGAGCGCGAACCGATCGGCGTCTGCGCGGCGATCACGCCTTGGAATTTTCCGATGGCGATGCTGACACGCAAGATGGCACCCGCGCTGGCAGCGGGCTGCACGATCGTATGCCGGCCTGCGAGTGAGACACCGCTTACGGCACTTGCACTGGCGGTACTTGCCGAGGAGGCGGGCATTCCCGCCGGCGTCCTGAACGTCGTGACGAGCGAGCCGGCGCTGTTCGGCGACATCGTCACGGGCTCGTCCGTCGTTCGGAAGATCACCTTCACCGGTTCCACGCCGATCGGCGCGCGGCTGATGGCGCAATCCGCCCCCACCATCAAACGCCTCTCGCTCGAGCTTGGGGGCAACGCGCCGCTGCTGATCTTCGACGACGCGGATCTGGAGGTGGCCGTCGAAACCGCGATGGTCGCGAAGTTCCGGAACGGCGGGCAGAGCTGCATCGCCGCCAACCGCCTCTATGTCCAGCACGGCATCCACGATGCCTTCGTCGCGGCGTTCGCGGCCCGCGTGTCGACGCTGAAGGTTGGCGACGGGTTCGACCCCGCCACGGACATCGGCCCGCTGATCAACCGACATGCGGTCGACAAGGTGGAGCGGCATCTGGACGATGCGATCGCGGGAGGCGCGCACATGGCGTGCGGCGGCAAGGCAGAGGACTCGCTGTTGTCACCGCCGACGCTGCTGCACGGCGTCGCTGCCGATGCGCTCCTGACCCGCGAGGAGACGTTCGGACCGCTGGCGGGCATCGTACGCTTCGATACGTACGATCAGGGTCTAGCGATGGCGAACGACACCCCGTTCGGTCTTGCCGCCTATCTGTGTTCGACCAGTGAGCGCACGATCGCACGCGCCGGCCGTGACCTGGAAACCGGCATGGTCGGCATCAACACCGGCCTGATCTCGACTGCCGTCGCACCGTTCGGCGGCGTCAAGCTGTCGGGACTTGGGCGCGAGGGTTCGCACCACGGGCTCGCCGAATATCTGAACTTCAAATATCTCTGTCACGCCGGCCTCTAGGATCATCGACATGCGCCCTGCCAAGAAGGTCATCATCACGTGCGCGCCGACCGGCTCGATCCACACGCCATCGATGTCGCCGCACCTCCCAGTCACGCCCGACCAGATCGCGCAGGCAGCGATCGAGGCAGCCGAAGCCGGCGCAGCAATACTCCATCTGCATGCACGCGATCCCGCCGATGGCCGGCCGAGCCCGTCCGCCGAGCATTTCGGGGCGTTCCTGCCCCGCATCAAGCAGGCGACCGATGCCGTGATCAACATCTCGACTGGCGGCAGCTCGACGATGTCGCTCGACGCCCGATTGGAAGCGGCGACCACCTTCAAGCCTGAGCTCTGCTCGCTCAACATGGGGCCGCTCATATTCGACTTCAGCGGAGCCGGCGCGCGCGTCGAACGCTGGCAGCACGATTGGGAGCGCGAGTATGTCGAGGGTGCCCGCGGACGCATCATGTACAACGACAACGCCTACATCGAGCGCATCATGCGCGAGGTCGGGCAGGAATTCGGCACACGTTTCGAATTCGAATGCTACGATATCGGTCACCTATACACCCTCGCGCACTTTGCGGAAGCGAAGCTCATCGAGCCGCCGTTCCTGATCCAGGGTGTGTTCGGCATCCTCGGTG contains:
- a CDS encoding 3-keto-5-aminohexanoate cleavage protein, whose amino-acid sequence is MRPAKKVIITCAPTGSIHTPSMSPHLPVTPDQIAQAAIEAAEAGAAILHLHARDPADGRPSPSAEHFGAFLPRIKQATDAVINISTGGSSTMSLDARLEAATTFKPELCSLNMGPLIFDFSGAGARVERWQHDWEREYVEGARGRIMYNDNAYIERIMREVGQEFGTRFEFECYDIGHLYTLAHFAEAKLIEPPFLIQGVFGILGGIGPDPRNVAHMVTIADSLFGNDYVFSAFAAGRHQLPFCTQSALLGGNVRVGLEDSLFIGRGELARSNADQVKKIRGILEALGHDIATPAEARELLQLKGGDAVAF
- a CDS encoding GntR family transcriptional regulator, which codes for MVRRSSVVEDSTAPSKVGVLPAAATDSRRVKRSQGFVEEVFEIIRADIMSLAIPPDARISIDSLARRLDVSQTPIREALSMLEAIGLVTKRHFVGYCSAPQLNRLQLDQLYEVRLLLEPSAARLAAERMDDATLADIVALAKSMTPGESRVSYHNFADQDSEFHDRIAGGSGNPIIRDSLARLHSHLHIFRLRFHSEVTTEAVNEHAALIDALILRNPAAAEAAMREHITRSYARLVPAARD
- a CDS encoding iron-containing alcohol dehydrogenase → MDLGERRLVTITNVGALTFGPGALQRCAADLVARKARSVMIITTKPTLFLCTPLVDALEAAGVAATLWHDMVGEPTIAEFGLALQAANDCGADAVVGLGGGSAMDVAKLVAALADRRQNIEDVFGTDLVLGRALWLACVPTTAGTGSEVTPIAILADEEEDLKKGIVSPHLVPDAAYLDPALTVSMPSAVTAATGLDALTHCIEAYANRFAHPLVDTYALAGITLISRFIERACADGSDLEARSAMMRASLYGGLCLGPVNTAAVHALAYPLGGEFHIAHGVANALLLPHVLRFNIETSPERYAEVAHALGATNTGQPAADALAGVERVVALADACGIRRRLSEFGIEREAIPRMAAAAMTVTRLLERNPRALTEADIRVIYEAAF
- a CDS encoding NAD-dependent succinate-semialdehyde dehydrogenase, whose protein sequence is MSRPNLLRTQAYHGGRWQSATSGETIKVTDPYTGTTIAEVPSLGEADIRDAIGAAERAFFGWSRVPHRERGALLRRWFSLIDDHKEDLARLITLENGKALKEARGEVAYASGFVELYAEEAGRILGEIIPPNMPGRRLAAEREPIGVCAAITPWNFPMAMLTRKMAPALAAGCTIVCRPASETPLTALALAVLAEEAGIPAGVLNVVTSEPALFGDIVTGSSVVRKITFTGSTPIGARLMAQSAPTIKRLSLELGGNAPLLIFDDADLEVAVETAMVAKFRNGGQSCIAANRLYVQHGIHDAFVAAFAARVSTLKVGDGFDPATDIGPLINRHAVDKVERHLDDAIAGGAHMACGGKAEDSLLSPPTLLHGVAADALLTREETFGPLAGIVRFDTYDQGLAMANDTPFGLAAYLCSTSERTIARAGRDLETGMVGINTGLISTAVAPFGGVKLSGLGREGSHHGLAEYLNFKYLCHAGL
- a CDS encoding helix-turn-helix domain-containing protein produces the protein MNELHSEELTGQSRTAAWNIAFAARMDCLTFACSRTEPFVGSLCDSDLGPLRIGRLRVTSTAAERQPPSPALRSAPAFLILIQLSGASEIGHHGHSETLREGDMILCDASSPLRLAVDAAAEMLLLRIPAATLKTHLPSPECFCGRALRSTEGVTSTATKMAVSLFEHLEAGLSLHYRERVAQHLLDVIATAYALAFHTPESQSSIVSGRCALVKLFIEQHLRDPDLTACMIASRLKLSPRYLRMIFAGEGETVSGYILRRRLEQCARQIGDPAWRGHSMTEIAFGWGFNSAPHFTRTFRDRFDMPPRDYRRLKLEDASQFRRPVIVGRDTRLDAQAA